A window of the Miscanthus floridulus cultivar M001 chromosome 14, ASM1932011v1, whole genome shotgun sequence genome harbors these coding sequences:
- the LOC136504769 gene encoding cyclin-T1-4-like isoform X1 — protein MLGVGGGDGMLERSDFSYHGVVDNGPNGFTQGRREEASKLGSSWYFSRKELEENSPSRRDGIDWKKESNLRKSYCKFLQDLGKKLKLPQLTIATAMVFCHRFYLRQSLAKNDRRIIATVCMFLAGKVEETPIPLKDVILISYEFIHKKDPTAGQRIKQQKELFDKQKEFILLGERVVLVTLEFDLNIHHAYKPLVEAIRRFNVGDINNFPQVAWSFVNDGLSSTSLCLQFEPHHIAAGVIFLAAKFLKVKLPSDGDKFWWQEFGVTLQQLEDFSNQMLELYQQNRTTQAQPSHGGEAKGSAAGVRNQHSSVKSEENSKEPSAHGRHQVSRLSNLQHSSSTGAPGHHDVGHSNSDKHFSGHKILQNDNGGSKVKNRSGTKSDACMDRLHHDKRSSPGHHYSKASYESHNLAEEHKPHRSHDNSNETRDNVGDKDAPGLSTLRMDVVHKIDKDKVKAALEKQSKSKGGVSTKMDDDDLLDRGLEHGVELAVEDEKAKQDKRQNLSQGSMPPADLQNTNQEMESGHHVKQGVPTTAEDMGFPDSKEHPPPFYKQNGAPGTAA, from the exons ATGTTGGGTGTGGGAGGTGGGGATGGCATGCTGGAAAGGAG TGATTTTTCATACCATGGAGTTGTGGACAATGGCCCCAATGGATTTACCCAGGGTAGGCGTGAGGAAGCCAGTAAACTTGGTTCGTCATGGTATTTCAGTAGAAAGGAATTAGAGGAAAACTCTCCATCCAGAAGGGATGGCATTGATTGGAAGAAAGAGTCGAACCTTCGAAAATCATATTGCAAGTTTCTACAAGATTTGGGGAAGAAGCTTAAATT GCCTCAACTGACGATTGCTACAGCTATGGTATTCTGTCATCGTTTTTACCTTCGCCAATCCCTTGCAAAAAATGATAGACGA ATAATCGCCACAGTTTGTATGTTCTTAGCTGGAAAAGTTGAAGAAACACCCATACCTTTGAAGGATGTCATCCTGATTTCTTACGAGTTTATTCATAAGAAGGACCCTACGGCTGGTCAGAGAATCAAGCAGCAGAAG GAATTATTTGATAAACAAAAAGAATTTATTTTACTTGGGGAGCGAGTTGTACTTGTAACACTCGAGTTTGACCTGAATATTCATCATGCTTACAAGCCCTTGGTTGAAGCAATAAGGAGATTCAATGTTGGTGATATAAATAATTTTCCTCAGGTTGCCTGGAGTTTTGTAAATgatgg GCTGAGTAGTACTTCGCTTTGCCTGCAATTCGAGCCTCATCATATTGCAGCAGGTGTTATCTTTTTGGCTGCTAAGTTTCTCAAAGTGAAGCTCCCTTCTGATGGTGATAAGTTTTGGTGGCAGGAATTTGGTGTCACGCTACAACAGCTTGAAG ATTTTAGCAACCAAATGTTGGAGCTGTATCAGCAAAACCGTACTACGCAGGCACAACCATCACATGGAGGTGAAGCCAAAGGTAGCGCTGCTGGTGTGCGTAATCAACATTCATCTGTAAAATCTGAAGAAAACTCCAAGGAACCATCTGCTCATGGACGTCATCAAGTATCCAGGCTGTCAAATTTGCAGCATTCTTCCTCAACAGGTGCACCAGGTCACCATGACGTTGGGCACTCAAATTCAGACAAACATTTTTCTGGCCACAAAATACTTCAAAATGACAATGGTGGCAGCAAAGTAAAGAACAGGAGTGGAACTAAATCGGATGCTTGTATGGACAGATTGCACCATGACAAAAGGTCCTCGCCTGGACATCATTATTCCAAGGCCAGCTATGAGTCTCATAATCTAGCGGAAGAACATAAACCACATCGATCACATGATAATTCCAATGAAACAAGAGATAATGTTGGTGACAAAGATGCTCCTGGGTTGTCAACCTTGAGAATGGATGTGGTGCACAAAATCGACAAGGATAAGGTAAAAGCAGCTTTGGAGAAGCAAAGCAAATCGAAAGGCGGTGTTTCAACAAAGATGGACGATGATGATCTTCTTGATAGAGGGCTAGAACATGGTGTTGAATTGGCTGTTGAGGATGAGAAGGCTAAGCAGGATAAGAGACAGAACTTGTCCCAAGGTAGCATGCCTCCAGCTGATCTTCAAAACACTAACCAAGAAATGGAGAGCGGTCACCATGTCAAGCAGGGTGTACCAACAACTGCTGAAGACATGGGCTTTCCGGACAGTAAAGAACATCCTCCACCATTTTATAAGCAAAATGGTGCTCCTGGCACAGCAGCTTGA
- the LOC136504769 gene encoding cyclin-T1-4-like isoform X2, giving the protein MAMVPSDFSYHGVVDNGPNGFTQGRREEASKLGSSWYFSRKELEENSPSRRDGIDWKKESNLRKSYCKFLQDLGKKLKLPQLTIATAMVFCHRFYLRQSLAKNDRRIIATVCMFLAGKVEETPIPLKDVILISYEFIHKKDPTAGQRIKQQKELFDKQKEFILLGERVVLVTLEFDLNIHHAYKPLVEAIRRFNVGDINNFPQVAWSFVNDGLSSTSLCLQFEPHHIAAGVIFLAAKFLKVKLPSDGDKFWWQEFGVTLQQLEDFSNQMLELYQQNRTTQAQPSHGGEAKGSAAGVRNQHSSVKSEENSKEPSAHGRHQVSRLSNLQHSSSTGAPGHHDVGHSNSDKHFSGHKILQNDNGGSKVKNRSGTKSDACMDRLHHDKRSSPGHHYSKASYESHNLAEEHKPHRSHDNSNETRDNVGDKDAPGLSTLRMDVVHKIDKDKVKAALEKQSKSKGGVSTKMDDDDLLDRGLEHGVELAVEDEKAKQDKRQNLSQGSMPPADLQNTNQEMESGHHVKQGVPTTAEDMGFPDSKEHPPPFYKQNGAPGTAA; this is encoded by the exons ATGGCTATGGTGCCTAGTGATTTTTCATACCATGGAGTTGTGGACAATGGCCCCAATGGATTTACCCAGGGTAGGCGTGAGGAAGCCAGTAAACTTGGTTCGTCATGGTATTTCAGTAGAAAGGAATTAGAGGAAAACTCTCCATCCAGAAGGGATGGCATTGATTGGAAGAAAGAGTCGAACCTTCGAAAATCATATTGCAAGTTTCTACAAGATTTGGGGAAGAAGCTTAAATT GCCTCAACTGACGATTGCTACAGCTATGGTATTCTGTCATCGTTTTTACCTTCGCCAATCCCTTGCAAAAAATGATAGACGA ATAATCGCCACAGTTTGTATGTTCTTAGCTGGAAAAGTTGAAGAAACACCCATACCTTTGAAGGATGTCATCCTGATTTCTTACGAGTTTATTCATAAGAAGGACCCTACGGCTGGTCAGAGAATCAAGCAGCAGAAG GAATTATTTGATAAACAAAAAGAATTTATTTTACTTGGGGAGCGAGTTGTACTTGTAACACTCGAGTTTGACCTGAATATTCATCATGCTTACAAGCCCTTGGTTGAAGCAATAAGGAGATTCAATGTTGGTGATATAAATAATTTTCCTCAGGTTGCCTGGAGTTTTGTAAATgatgg GCTGAGTAGTACTTCGCTTTGCCTGCAATTCGAGCCTCATCATATTGCAGCAGGTGTTATCTTTTTGGCTGCTAAGTTTCTCAAAGTGAAGCTCCCTTCTGATGGTGATAAGTTTTGGTGGCAGGAATTTGGTGTCACGCTACAACAGCTTGAAG ATTTTAGCAACCAAATGTTGGAGCTGTATCAGCAAAACCGTACTACGCAGGCACAACCATCACATGGAGGTGAAGCCAAAGGTAGCGCTGCTGGTGTGCGTAATCAACATTCATCTGTAAAATCTGAAGAAAACTCCAAGGAACCATCTGCTCATGGACGTCATCAAGTATCCAGGCTGTCAAATTTGCAGCATTCTTCCTCAACAGGTGCACCAGGTCACCATGACGTTGGGCACTCAAATTCAGACAAACATTTTTCTGGCCACAAAATACTTCAAAATGACAATGGTGGCAGCAAAGTAAAGAACAGGAGTGGAACTAAATCGGATGCTTGTATGGACAGATTGCACCATGACAAAAGGTCCTCGCCTGGACATCATTATTCCAAGGCCAGCTATGAGTCTCATAATCTAGCGGAAGAACATAAACCACATCGATCACATGATAATTCCAATGAAACAAGAGATAATGTTGGTGACAAAGATGCTCCTGGGTTGTCAACCTTGAGAATGGATGTGGTGCACAAAATCGACAAGGATAAGGTAAAAGCAGCTTTGGAGAAGCAAAGCAAATCGAAAGGCGGTGTTTCAACAAAGATGGACGATGATGATCTTCTTGATAGAGGGCTAGAACATGGTGTTGAATTGGCTGTTGAGGATGAGAAGGCTAAGCAGGATAAGAGACAGAACTTGTCCCAAGGTAGCATGCCTCCAGCTGATCTTCAAAACACTAACCAAGAAATGGAGAGCGGTCACCATGTCAAGCAGGGTGTACCAACAACTGCTGAAGACATGGGCTTTCCGGACAGTAAAGAACATCCTCCACCATTTTATAAGCAAAATGGTGCTCCTGGCACAGCAGCTTGA